The DNA window gaagttgttcatttctaatttgtttcaactcattttgtaaaattaaatcgtgagtaaatcgtgaataaatcgcatcgtgagatcagaatcgtgacttgcatcgtgagctgagtgaatcgttacatccctaatcagCATGTCTGTCGTTGCACCGATCTGACGGTCCCGCTCTCCTCAGACGGTCAGGTGTTCGTGTGGGGGGAGAACGCCAGCGGTCAGCTGGGATTAGGGAAGGGAGAGCCGAGCACTCGGTCCCCGCAGCCTCTCAAATCTTTGGGTGGGATTCCACTGGCTCAGATCAGCGCTGGAGGAGATCACAGCTTCGCTCTGTCCCTCTCTGGAGCCGTGTTCGGCTGGGGGAAGAACAGCGCCGGGCAGCTGGGACTCAATGATGAACTAGGTAAAGCTGACAGGCGGTTGACAGTCTGCTCTAGAGTCCACTCGGGTGTTAATAGCAGGCGTAAATAGGGTCTAGCTTTGCAGTcccttaaatattttttaagttcTTTTTTGGCCTTTATAGCTTTGCTTTTTAGGACAGCGATCATACGGCGAGAGAGAGGGGAACACTCTGGAAAAGTCAAGGAGAGGACCATGAGCGAGACAGCACACTTGGCAGATTTTTTGTTAAATTCCACTGTAGCGTGCCAATATAACACAACACGATTGTCTTGTGTTGTCTTATTCTTGTGTGTGTGATCTCATAGATCGGGCCGTTCCCTGCCATATTAAGTTTCTGAGGTCACAGAAAGTCGTCTTCATCAGCTGTGGAGAGGAACATACCGCTGCATTAACTAAGGTACCGTACATACTGTAGATGAACACCTAATGCAACCCAGTTGTCGTTTCACAATAGTGGCCAAATGTGATGTCTGGGGTGGCGTTTTTgtgcaatatttgcttttatgcGCTCTTGGGTTAggttaaaacatcaaaatgtgaGGTCGATgttacaaaatggacaaaacacttcaaatgtAAGGTATTTATCGGACAATATTATTTGTCAAAAGAgcaaactacagcatataaGGGAATGTGGGTTTTAttctaatatacaaaaaaaaaaacagagaaaatcaTTAAGCTCACAGGGAATTAAGCaaaaatttattataattacatctttttaaagaaattttGGTCCTCTTGTGGTAATATTTTGGAGTCGATCTTCTGGGCTGTGcaggtgtgttgtgtgttataTTTAAGCCTCCTTAAAGTCTTAAGTTAAATTTAAATCTGAGCTTCAGTTCACACTCCAAACACATCAATGCAacataaatacaacatttttaatacatctttaataaaCTATTTGAATAAAGAGCAAAGATGTCAACTGTCCAAAGTTGAACAGTTTTCCATATTTTACCATCCTGTTAAGTGCAAATTTTAGCaatgatttaatggttatattaACCCcgcaaatgtttttatatataaattattcaaattgAAATTGTTATTTGCTTTCATTACTCACATTTTATCCACTTGCAATTTTAcagtaaagtaaaaataaaagtagggctgtcaaacgattaatcgcgattaatcgcatccagaataaaagtttgtgtttaaaaaatatatgtctgtgtactgtacatattaattttgaataaacacatacacatacatgcatattcataagaaaaatgtatacatgtttatatatacaATTTTAATATTGGTAactatgaataaatacatttctcctaaatatatatgcatgtatgtgtgtgtttttgtgtttataactacaaaattaatatgcacagtacacagacatatattatgtaaacacaaacttttattctggatgtgattaatcgcgattaatcgtttgacaaccCTAAATACAagtaaagtaaaagtaaagcaaactaatgtaaagtaaaatgaaagtaaagtcaagtcaaaataaaagtaaagcaaagtaatttaaaaagtaaagtaaaaattcaattagattgttttaaattaaaatttaattttactttactttactgtaCTGTTctttacttttatatttttgttttactttttacttgactttacaataaattaaaataaaaaatattttattttcatagaTGCTTCCAAAAAGAAAGCgaaacaaagcaaaaaacaaagcTCTAGTTCCAGAAGGTATTGAAATAGAATATACGAAATAACTGGAAACATTTTTaccatatacatttattttcttgctGCCTATTTTCAAGACTCgaggtttaaaaataaaatcaggaAACTATTCATAAAGATGTGAAAGTTGTTTTGGGGTCAGTTTTGAGCTTAACAAGAGGGTTAAGTTAAATTGTGTCTGATTAAATGCGAGATGttgaaaaacaacacattttttattttcatgcctGAGTTTGGTCATTGCTGTGTCGTGTTCGCTTCAGGAAGGAGGTCTGTTCACATTTGGAAACGGTTTGAGAGGACAGCTGGGCCACGACTCCACACACAGCGAGCCTCTTCCACGCCGAGTCATGGAGCTCATGGGTACTGAGGTGTCTCAGATCGCCTGTGGACGGTAAGAATTTCACAATCCATCTGTTGGGCCTCTGTCTGTCGATCTGTCAGTCTTCAGATAGGCACACGCATTTCTCTTTGTGCGTTCCAGGCATCACACCCTGGCCTTCGTGCCCTCCACAGGTCTGCTGTACGCATTCGGCTGCAACGCCCA is part of the Triplophysa rosa unplaced genomic scaffold, Trosa_1v2 scaffold675, whole genome shotgun sequence genome and encodes:
- the LOC130551135 gene encoding probable E3 ubiquitin-protein ligase HERC3, whose product is HVCRCTDLTVPLSSDGQVFVWGENASGQLGLGKGEPSTRSPQPLKSLGGIPLAQISAGGDHSFALSLSGAVFGWGKNSAGQLGLNDELDRAVPCHIKFLRSQKVVFISCGEEHTAALTKEGGLFTFGNGLRGQLGHDSTHSEPLPRRVMELMGTEVSQIACGRHHTLAFVPSTGLLYAFGCNAQGQLGTGLIGNSKSPLPVRNNHPLCTGNTHTKAERYYISKIHSGGDHNFLLLSNKERTCCPEDFRIMNTTKSITLINSESLDSWRIKLHDNCDSSIT